A single region of the Microbulbifer sp. MKSA007 genome encodes:
- a CDS encoding HAD family hydrolase codes for MSSTDLIIFDCDGVLVDSESIVCRILAEEMNRLGLQTTAEELDEQFSGRPARDCLVEIEKRFGGPLPDNYFGNTERRIREAFQQELQPVVGIEGLLDQLQQLGLRSCVASSGSHQKMQLTLNKTGLYDYFDGRIFSADDVSRGKPWPELFLHAADAMGVAPERCLVVEDSIAGVSAAVSAGMRVVGYSAHPVRGPQLEQQGARVVTDMMAVLNFI; via the coding sequence ATGTCTTCTACCGATTTAATTATTTTTGACTGTGATGGTGTGCTGGTAGACAGCGAGAGCATCGTCTGTCGCATATTGGCAGAAGAAATGAATCGCCTGGGCTTGCAGACCACCGCCGAGGAACTGGACGAGCAATTCAGCGGTCGCCCGGCCAGGGACTGCTTGGTGGAAATCGAGAAGCGCTTTGGCGGACCACTACCGGATAATTATTTTGGCAATACGGAGCGGCGTATCCGCGAGGCGTTCCAGCAGGAATTACAGCCGGTTGTGGGTATTGAAGGCCTGCTCGACCAACTGCAACAGCTGGGTCTGCGCAGCTGCGTGGCTTCCTCGGGCTCTCACCAGAAAATGCAGCTGACACTGAATAAGACCGGTTTGTACGATTATTTCGACGGGCGGATTTTTAGTGCCGACGATGTATCCCGGGGCAAGCCCTGGCCAGAGCTATTCCTGCACGCAGCAGATGCCATGGGGGTGGCGCCGGAGCGCTGTCTGGTAGTGGAGGACTCCATTGCCGGTGTCTCTGCGGCCGTCTCTGCAGGTATGCGCGTGGTTGGCTACAGTGCCCATCCAGTAAGGGGTCCCCAGCTGGAACAGCAGGGTGCCCGGGTAGTCACAGACATGATGGCAGTTCTCAACTTTATTTAA
- a CDS encoding 16S rRNA (uracil(1498)-N(3))-methyltransferase translates to MRIPRIFSKQPLASDQEVDLDELASRHLVKVLRLNAGHPLVLFDGNGGEYTAELIETGKRARARTRGYCAEDRQSPLALTLAIGISRGDRFDWVIQKATELGVAAIQPLFTERCEVKLSGDRLQKKLGHWRQIAISACEQCERNRVPEIAEPIKLAQYLQSESAEAEPQAKLVLHHRTELDLRQWQAERGTPESALLLVGPEGGLSQVEINAALAQDFMPLRLGPRVMRTETAPIAALSVLQFQWGDL, encoded by the coding sequence ATGCGCATCCCGCGTATTTTTTCCAAGCAGCCTCTGGCTTCCGATCAGGAAGTAGACCTGGATGAGCTGGCTTCCCGTCACCTGGTAAAAGTACTTCGCCTGAATGCGGGTCATCCATTAGTTCTTTTTGACGGCAATGGTGGTGAGTACACGGCGGAGTTGATTGAGACCGGTAAACGCGCACGCGCACGCACGAGAGGGTACTGTGCAGAAGATCGCCAATCACCGTTGGCACTGACCCTGGCGATCGGTATTTCCCGTGGCGATCGTTTCGATTGGGTGATACAGAAAGCTACAGAGTTGGGGGTGGCGGCAATACAGCCACTGTTCACCGAACGCTGTGAAGTGAAGCTGTCCGGGGACCGCTTACAGAAAAAGCTGGGTCACTGGCGTCAGATTGCTATCAGTGCCTGTGAGCAGTGTGAGCGCAACCGGGTGCCGGAGATTGCCGAACCGATAAAGCTGGCGCAGTATTTACAGAGTGAATCTGCTGAAGCTGAGCCCCAAGCCAAGTTGGTACTGCATCACCGCACCGAGCTGGATCTGCGCCAATGGCAGGCGGAGCGCGGTACACCGGAATCCGCCCTGCTACTGGTAGGTCCAGAAGGCGGGCTATCGCAGGTGGAAATCAATGCGGCACTGGCGCAGGATTTTATGCCTCTGCGTTTGGGACCAAGGGTGATGCGCACTGAGACAGCGCCGATAGCGGCATTGTCGGTATTGCAATTTCAATGGGGTGATTTGTAA
- a CDS encoding efflux RND transporter permease subunit: protein MSGIIPWFARNSKAANLLMIMIIIGGFFGISGIDREVFPTVQLGIVDVDISYPGAGPAEVEQQVTVRVEEAISEVKGIKEVNSASRRGHASIEVQAMDGYDELRLLNDIKVQVDSISTFPDGIERPVIRLIEANAELMMIAIGGPVSERQLKETTLDLRDKLNLIPGVRRVDVWGDRPDELSIEVSELDLRRYNLSFNQVADAVRRSSLDLPAGMVRSDRGDIQVQTRGQAYTAEDFERIPVVSRADGSVLLLRDVATVRDGFEEYNNVIRFNGNPAMNLRIIQGEPLDVVKTAERIKDFLEETREQLPPGMELDIWFDFSKAFEGRMNLLTTNALSGFAMVFVMLMLFLRPALAMWVTVGIVVAFLGAFWLLPVTGVSLNMLSLFAFLLILGIVVDDAIIVGEAVHAAHDRGESGLAAAEQGVKQVASPVIFAVTSTMVFFIPMLFLPGVTAQMMLALPVVVLLCLVFSLVESLLILPAHLVGMKPEKPAKSTLGIKLQKVRGRFAGTMKTAGDKYYLPLLKKSLSNSRTTVMSFMLALGLSIAVFQSGYVGSSFSPQVPSDLLQLRISMASGEPFSEAERVMEQVLSAADKLESDEGMLEQNKGEPFLENSLVFNWRGNIYVTLQLIDGEMRDVTSESLALRWRELIGELPASVEDMNIDATINNSGNGMSLNLSTASGDMEELRAAADLVKEKLDSYVGVYDVRDNLTSARRDIEIQLKPYATTMGINLSDVARQVRQGFYGEEVQRIPRGREDVRVMVRYPMEERASEEQMDRIRIRTNDGEVPFSAVADAVYVPGYTTIRRNDRERTVRVTAEITPNTSSTQDILKDMRETLVPELERQFPGFSLRTAGEMQEEEEFNGAILAFFVLSLFAIYALLAIAFRSYSQPLLILTAVPFGFFGALVGHLLMGHNISIMSMLGFLAAAGVVVNDNLVLMDRINQLRAQGMAVMDAVVHAGRDRFRPIILTSITTFIGLVPIMFERSIQAQFLIPMVISLAFGVLFATAVTLILVPNLYKVIEKLRPKRKAAAQEDAPVSLEAV, encoded by the coding sequence ATGAGCGGAATCATCCCTTGGTTTGCGCGCAATAGTAAGGCGGCAAACCTGCTGATGATTATGATTATCATCGGCGGATTCTTTGGTATATCTGGTATCGACCGGGAAGTATTCCCAACGGTGCAGCTGGGTATTGTCGATGTGGATATTTCCTATCCTGGTGCCGGTCCTGCTGAAGTAGAGCAGCAGGTAACTGTACGTGTTGAGGAAGCAATCTCCGAAGTAAAAGGTATTAAGGAAGTGAACTCCGCTTCCCGGCGGGGCCATGCTTCTATTGAAGTTCAGGCGATGGATGGTTACGACGAACTGCGACTGCTCAACGATATTAAGGTGCAGGTGGACAGTATCAGCACCTTTCCGGATGGTATTGAACGTCCTGTTATTCGCTTGATCGAAGCTAATGCCGAATTAATGATGATTGCTATCGGCGGTCCGGTTTCCGAGCGTCAGCTCAAGGAAACCACTCTTGACCTACGCGACAAACTCAACTTGATTCCGGGTGTGCGCCGCGTTGATGTTTGGGGTGATCGACCAGACGAGTTATCTATTGAAGTTTCCGAGCTGGATTTGCGTCGTTATAACCTGAGCTTTAACCAGGTTGCCGACGCGGTGCGCCGCTCCTCCCTGGATTTGCCTGCCGGCATGGTGCGCTCGGATCGCGGTGATATCCAGGTTCAAACCCGAGGCCAAGCCTATACCGCTGAAGACTTTGAGCGCATCCCCGTGGTTAGCCGTGCTGATGGCTCTGTATTGTTACTGCGTGATGTAGCGACAGTACGGGATGGCTTTGAGGAATACAACAACGTTATTCGCTTTAATGGCAATCCTGCCATGAACCTCCGCATTATTCAGGGCGAGCCCCTGGATGTGGTAAAAACGGCAGAGCGAATCAAAGATTTCCTAGAAGAGACTCGCGAGCAATTGCCTCCGGGTATGGAACTGGATATCTGGTTCGACTTCTCCAAGGCATTTGAAGGCCGCATGAATCTGCTGACTACCAATGCCCTGAGCGGTTTTGCCATGGTGTTTGTCATGCTGATGCTGTTCCTGCGCCCGGCACTGGCCATGTGGGTAACCGTGGGTATTGTTGTCGCTTTCCTTGGTGCTTTCTGGCTGTTGCCGGTGACCGGCGTCAGTCTGAATATGCTGTCGCTGTTCGCTTTCCTGTTGATACTCGGGATTGTGGTGGATGACGCCATTATTGTGGGAGAGGCCGTGCATGCTGCCCACGATAGAGGTGAATCTGGCTTAGCTGCGGCCGAGCAAGGAGTGAAGCAGGTAGCTTCGCCGGTAATTTTTGCCGTGACTTCCACCATGGTGTTCTTTATTCCCATGCTGTTCCTGCCCGGTGTCACCGCACAGATGATGCTGGCCTTGCCGGTGGTAGTATTGCTGTGTCTGGTGTTTTCACTGGTAGAGTCCCTGTTAATCCTGCCGGCTCACTTGGTAGGCATGAAGCCTGAGAAGCCAGCCAAGTCGACACTAGGAATTAAATTACAGAAAGTGCGTGGGCGTTTTGCCGGCACTATGAAAACTGCTGGCGACAAGTATTACTTGCCGCTGCTGAAGAAGTCCCTCAGCAATAGCCGCACCACAGTAATGAGCTTTATGTTGGCGCTTGGTTTGTCGATCGCTGTTTTTCAGAGCGGTTATGTGGGCTCTTCATTCTCCCCCCAGGTCCCCTCTGATTTATTGCAATTGCGAATTTCTATGGCCTCTGGTGAGCCTTTCAGTGAAGCTGAACGGGTAATGGAGCAGGTACTTAGCGCAGCTGATAAGTTGGAATCTGATGAGGGAATGCTGGAGCAGAACAAGGGTGAGCCTTTCTTGGAGAACTCCTTGGTTTTCAATTGGCGAGGCAACATCTATGTAACCTTGCAGCTCATCGATGGAGAGATGCGTGATGTTACTTCTGAATCTTTGGCGCTGCGTTGGCGCGAATTGATTGGCGAGCTGCCGGCTAGTGTCGAAGATATGAATATTGATGCCACTATTAACAATAGCGGCAATGGTATGAGTCTAAACCTGAGCACTGCCTCGGGGGATATGGAGGAACTGCGTGCTGCGGCTGACCTAGTTAAGGAAAAGCTGGATAGTTATGTCGGTGTTTATGATGTGCGCGATAACCTGACCAGTGCCCGTCGCGATATTGAAATCCAGCTGAAGCCTTACGCCACCACGATGGGCATTAACCTGTCAGATGTGGCCAGGCAGGTTCGCCAGGGTTTCTATGGTGAGGAGGTTCAACGTATCCCACGTGGTCGTGAGGATGTTCGCGTAATGGTTCGCTACCCCATGGAGGAGCGCGCCAGTGAAGAGCAGATGGACCGTATTCGTATCCGTACCAACGATGGGGAGGTACCCTTCTCAGCGGTAGCTGATGCGGTTTATGTGCCAGGCTACACCACGATTCGCCGCAACGATCGCGAACGCACAGTTCGGGTAACCGCTGAAATAACACCGAATACTTCCAGCACGCAGGATATCCTTAAGGATATGCGCGAGACCCTGGTACCTGAACTGGAGCGCCAGTTCCCCGGCTTCTCTCTCAGAACCGCAGGAGAAATGCAGGAAGAAGAGGAATTTAATGGCGCTATCCTGGCCTTCTTTGTGCTGTCTTTGTTCGCTATTTACGCATTGCTGGCGATTGCCTTTCGCTCCTACTCTCAGCCGCTATTGATCCTCACTGCTGTACCTTTTGGATTCTTCGGTGCCTTAGTTGGTCATCTGTTAATGGGGCACAACATCAGCATTATGTCGATGCTCGGCTTCCTCGCAGCGGCGGGCGTGGTTGTGAACGACAATCTGGTATTGATGGATCGTATTAATCAGCTGCGCGCTCAGGGTATGGCGGTGATGGATGCGGTAGTACACGCGGGCCGGGATCGTTTCCGCCCGATTATCTTGACCTCGATTACTACCTTTATCGGTCTGGTACCGATTATGTTTGAGCGTTCAATCCAGGCCCAGTTCCTGATCCCGATGGTGATCAGCCTGGCATTCGGTGTTCTTTTTGCGACGGCAGTGACTTTGATTCTGGTCCCCAACCTGTACAAAGTGATTGAGAAGTTACGTCCGAAGCGTAAAGCCGCAGCGCAAGAGGATGCCCCGGTCTCATTGGAGGCGGTGTAG